The sequence below is a genomic window from Clostridia bacterium.
CGTATTCCGTCTCCCGTCGCTTCGACCTCCAGCCCGCGATAAAGCCCTTCGCCGCCGGAAAGCAGCACGCAGCGGACCATACCGCCTCCGATATGCTGCGCGACCTCCATAACGCGCCTGCCGCCGGAAAGCTCGGCGGTCAGCGCCTCGTTTATTCTCGGGAGTCCGCCGTCGAACGCGACGTCGACGACCGAACCCGCGATCCTCACTATTTTGCCCGTCACGCCTTTGACGCCTCCCTTCTCCTGTGCTTATATCCGGATGAGATCTCCGTTATTTCGTTTGTTATCGCGCTCTGACGCTCGTGGTTATACCGGAGCTTCAGCTCCGCAAGCAGGTCGGACGCATTCCTGTTCGCAACGTCCATCGCGCTCATACGCGCGCTCTGCTCGCTGCAGAAGCTGTCCACCATAGCGCTGAAAATGAAGCCGCTGACGTAACCTGTGACCGCCCTTTCGAGCACCTGCCCGATAGACGGTATGAATTCGTATTCCGCGCTGTCATCCGCGCCCTCCGCAAAATCACAGCGCTCAAACGGCAGTATGCGGGCTTCCTTGATCTTTGTGGTCATGCCGTTCTCGTAGTCCGTGTAAAGCACCCGCAGTTCGTCTATCTCTCCGCTGTCGTAGCGCTTCAGCAGCTCGACGCTTATCTCGTGCGCACGGTGGTACGACGGATTGCGCGCCGGGAAATCGAACTCCTCCGCGAAGGGTATCGAACGGTTGCGGAGGTACTGCCTGCCGTATTCTCCGACTACAAACAGCTTGGTGCTGTCCGCCTCGGTACACGCACGGGCGCGGGCGAGCGCCTCTTTAATAACGTCGCGGCTGTATGCGCCGGCAAGCCCCTTGTCCGCGGTTATCACGAGAAACCCGACGGTCGTCTCGTCGTCGCGCTTGCCGCCGTAGGCGGGAAAAAAGTACTCGCTCTTTTCCGCTTCGTCGGCGCGGAAAACGCGCTTCAACTCATGGCGCACGACGTCGAAAAACGGGCGCGTCCTCTCAAGCTCTTCCTTCGCCTGCCGCAGCTTGACGGAGGCGATGAGGTACATCGCGTTCGTTATTTTCCGCATTTCGGTTATGCCCTCTATGCGGTTTTTCAGTTCTTTTACGTCAGGCATTCCGTTATCCCATCTTCGCCGCAGCGGCGATTATCTCCGCCTTGTCTTCGTCGGTAAGAGCTCCTCCGTCAATGCGCGCGCAGAGCGCGGGATGTTCGCGTTCGCAAACCCCGACGAGCCGCTCAAGCTGCGGACGGAACTCCTCAGGCGCGGAAAACTCAAAGCATTGATTCAACGCGGCGACGAGAAAAATCACCTGCGCGTGCATACTCATCGGAGCCTGCTTCGGCTGACGGAGCATATACATAAGTCCCTCGCCGTACTTCAGCTTGCGGCGGGTAGCCTCGTCAAGGTCGCCGGAAAACTGCATGAAGACCTCCATCTCGCGGTACTGCGCGAGGTCGAGACGGAGCGTTCCGACCGCCTTTTTCATCGCCTTCGTCTGCGCGTCGCCGCCGACGCGGGAGACGGAAAGTCCCACGTTCACGGCGGGGCGCTGACCGGCGTGGAACATATCCCCCTCAAGGAAAATCTGTCCGTCGGTTATCGAAATAATATTCGTCGGGATATAAGCGGAAACGTCGCCCGCCTGCGTCTCTACTATGGGCAGAGCGGTAATGCTGCCGCCGCCCTTCTCCTCCGTCAGACACGCGGAGCGTTCGAGAAGTCTGGAATGCAGGTAGAAAACGTCGCCGGGATAGGCTTCTCTGCCGGGGGTGCGCCCGAGCAGCAGGCTCAGCGCACGGTAGGCGACGGCGTGCTTGCTCAGGTCGTCGTAGACTATCAGCACGTCTCTGCCGGAGGCGGCGAAATACTCCGCCAGCGTGCATCCGGCGTAAGGCGCGATATACTGCAGCGGCGCGGAATCCGCCGCCGTCGCGCTGACTACGACGGTGTATTTCATCGCGTCCTCCAGCGTCAGCGCGCGGACGATGGAAGCTACCGAGCTCGCCTTCTGCCCTATTGCGACGTAGACGCAGATAACGCCCTTGTCCTTCTGATTGATTATGGTATCGACGGCGATCGACGTCTTGCCGGTCTGTCTGTCGCCGATTATAAGCTCGCGCTGTCCTCTGCCGATCGGAAGCATCGAGTCTATCGCCAGTATGCCCGTTTCAAGCGGCACGTTCACGGGGCGGCGGTCGATTATCGCCGGCGCCGCCTGCTCGACCGGACGGTATTCCTCCGTCTCGATCGCGCCCTCGCCGTCTATAGGCGTGCCGAGCGCGTCGACGACTCTGCCGAGGAAGCCTTCGCCGCAGGGAACGCCCGCGACCTTGCCGGTGCGGCGCACCTCGCTGCCCGCCCAGACGCCCTCGTCGCCTCCGAAAAGTATGCAGCCGAGGGTGTTCTCGCGCAGATCCTGCACCATCCCGCGGCTGCCGTCGGCAAAAATAACTATCTCGCCGTAAAACGCCTCGGCGAGTCCGCTGACGACAGCGATGCCGTCGCCTACGCTGACGACCTTGCCGACCTGGTCCGCGATAACGCGGGGTTCCCAGGCGCCGATGCTTTCCTTCATCAGCGGCACGACGTCAAAGCCGCCTTCGCCGGCGGCGTATATTTCACGCTTCAGCTGCGCGAGGCGTCCCTCGGTCGTCCAGTCGTAGACGTCCGAGCCGACCTCGAGGCGAAAGCCGTTCTTCAGCTCGGGAGCCGAGCGCCATTCAAGGACGGCGCTCCTGCCGTATCTGCGTTCGACGAAGCTGAGAAAGCGTGCGCGGCGCGCTTCGTCCGGCGCTTTTTCGGAGTATATGACGGCGCTAAGCTTTTTTCTCATTCGCCGTCGCTCCTCTCGGCGCTGTCAAGGAAGCTGTCGAACGCCTCTTCGGCGCTGCCGAATACAGCCTTCTGCGCAGCCTGCGCCGCAAGCTCGGAAAGCTCGCGGTTC
It includes:
- the atpG gene encoding ATP synthase F1 subunit gamma — encoded protein: MPDVKELKNRIEGITEMRKITNAMYLIASVKLRQAKEELERTRPFFDVVRHELKRVFRADEAEKSEYFFPAYGGKRDDETTVGFLVITADKGLAGAYSRDVIKEALARARACTEADSTKLFVVGEYGRQYLRNRSIPFAEEFDFPARNPSYHRAHEISVELLKRYDSGEIDELRVLYTDYENGMTTKIKEARILPFERCDFAEGADDSAEYEFIPSIGQVLERAVTGYVSGFIFSAMVDSFCSEQSARMSAMDVANRNASDLLAELKLRYNHERQSAITNEITEISSGYKHRRREASKA
- a CDS encoding F0F1 ATP synthase subunit alpha, coding for MRKKLSAVIYSEKAPDEARRARFLSFVERRYGRSAVLEWRSAPELKNGFRLEVGSDVYDWTTEGRLAQLKREIYAAGEGGFDVVPLMKESIGAWEPRVIADQVGKVVSVGDGIAVVSGLAEAFYGEIVIFADGSRGMVQDLRENTLGCILFGGDEGVWAGSEVRRTGKVAGVPCGEGFLGRVVDALGTPIDGEGAIETEEYRPVEQAAPAIIDRRPVNVPLETGILAIDSMLPIGRGQRELIIGDRQTGKTSIAVDTIINQKDKGVICVYVAIGQKASSVASIVRALTLEDAMKYTVVVSATAADSAPLQYIAPYAGCTLAEYFAASGRDVLIVYDDLSKHAVAYRALSLLLGRTPGREAYPGDVFYLHSRLLERSACLTEEKGGGSITALPIVETQAGDVSAYIPTNIISITDGQIFLEGDMFHAGQRPAVNVGLSVSRVGGDAQTKAMKKAVGTLRLDLAQYREMEVFMQFSGDLDEATRRKLKYGEGLMYMLRQPKQAPMSMHAQVIFLVAALNQCFEFSAPEEFRPQLERLVGVCEREHPALCARIDGGALTDEDKAEIIAAAAKMG